A region of bacterium DNA encodes the following proteins:
- a CDS encoding SAM-dependent methyltransferase, with the protein MFLSLKHVTYHVTDLNKAREWYTQVLGREPVFNAPFAVIFTVGECGLMLVPSAGPAPQPDDWAVVSWEVDDIEAAYQRLLALGATTRAEIITRNDVQHARVADPFGNVLGLMSRPADAQKLSVQNQPSESAFNVAICRAMAAHEDGDDVRGPDTLAEIFLNEDSRKAVIDRASREHIKTMVTPPLYHFLHARTVWLDGVFTRALTDGFSQIVFLGAGYDSRAYRFRDRLGGTRVFELDAPATQQRKRRQLELAGIPVPERVTFAETDFKEGALDDVLRRAGFNSRARTLFIWEGVTYYLPEATARATLDFVGTHSASGSLLCFDYMSKERKTHYTGEPFLFFLAEDRVEPFLREHGFTLLEHSAGDDIARRYSLLPDGRSTGPTLPDTNFVVAEHAHNVS; encoded by the coding sequence ATGTTCCTCTCCCTCAAGCACGTCACCTATCATGTCACCGACCTGAATAAGGCCCGGGAGTGGTATACCCAAGTGCTCGGCAGAGAACCGGTGTTCAATGCGCCGTTTGCGGTGATCTTTACCGTGGGCGAATGCGGGCTTATGCTTGTACCGTCCGCCGGCCCCGCGCCGCAGCCGGATGATTGGGCCGTGGTCTCCTGGGAAGTGGACGATATTGAAGCAGCGTATCAGCGACTCCTTGCGCTCGGCGCGACCACACGCGCGGAGATTATCACCCGCAACGACGTGCAGCATGCCCGGGTCGCCGACCCCTTCGGCAATGTGCTGGGCCTCATGTCCCGCCCGGCCGATGCGCAGAAGCTGTCGGTGCAGAATCAGCCTTCGGAGAGCGCGTTTAATGTTGCCATTTGCCGCGCCATGGCCGCGCACGAGGACGGCGACGATGTGAGGGGTCCGGACACCCTTGCAGAGATCTTCCTGAATGAAGACTCGCGCAAGGCGGTGATCGACCGCGCCTCGCGCGAGCACATCAAAACCATGGTCACGCCGCCGCTCTACCACTTTCTCCATGCCCGCACCGTGTGGCTGGATGGAGTCTTCACCCGCGCACTGACCGACGGCTTTTCACAGATTGTTTTCCTCGGCGCCGGTTACGACAGCCGCGCCTACCGTTTCCGCGACCGACTTGGGGGAACCCGGGTCTTTGAACTCGATGCGCCCGCCACGCAACAGCGCAAGCGCCGCCAACTCGAACTCGCCGGCATCCCGGTGCCAGAGCGGGTCACCTTCGCCGAAACCGATTTCAAAGAAGGCGCGCTCGATGACGTGCTGCGCCGCGCAGGCTTCAACTCTCGCGCCCGCACGCTCTTCATCTGGGAAGGCGTCACCTATTATCTCCCCGAAGCCACCGCCCGCGCCACGCTCGATTTCGTGGGCACTCATTCGGCGTCCGGCAGTCTGCTCTGCTTCGACTATATGTCCAAAGAACGTAAAACCCACTATACCGGCGAACCGTTTCTCTTCTTTCTCGCCGAGGACCGCGTCGAGCCGTTCCTGCGTGAACACGGCTTCACTCTTCTCGAGCACAGCGCCGGCGATGACATCGCGCGCCGCTACAGCTTGCTTCCCGATGGCCGCAGCACCGGACCGACGCTGCCGGACACGAATTTCGTCGTGGCCGAACACGCCCATAACGTTTCCTGA
- a CDS encoding purine-nucleoside phosphorylase, producing MTQLKTQLAETVAALTPHIKTPPEIGIILGTGLGGLAKEINSDAVIPYEQIPNFVHSTVETHAGKLHFGKLAGKSVMAMQGRFHYYEGYTMQQITYPVRVMKALGVKVLLISNACGCVNPLYRAGDLMIMDDHINLLGDNPLIGPNHDDLGPRFPDMSEPYSRRLIAIAEQVAMDLKVWLRRGTYLAVSGPNLETRAEYRMIRALGADVVGMSSVPECIVARHADMEVFGMSIVTDEGFADCLKVANIDHILKTAAEAEPKMTAIMKGVIERM from the coding sequence ATGACTCAATTGAAAACGCAACTCGCTGAAACCGTCGCCGCCCTGACCCCGCACATCAAGACTCCCCCCGAAATCGGAATTATTCTCGGCACCGGGCTGGGAGGTCTGGCCAAAGAAATCAATAGCGACGCGGTCATTCCCTACGAGCAGATCCCGAACTTCGTGCATTCCACCGTCGAGACCCACGCGGGTAAATTGCACTTCGGCAAACTGGCGGGCAAATCGGTGATGGCCATGCAGGGCCGCTTTCATTATTATGAAGGCTACACCATGCAGCAGATCACCTATCCCGTGCGCGTGATGAAGGCCCTCGGCGTCAAGGTGCTGCTGATCTCCAATGCCTGCGGCTGCGTCAATCCGCTCTACCGCGCCGGCGATCTGATGATCATGGACGATCACATCAATCTGCTGGGTGACAATCCGCTCATCGGCCCCAATCATGACGATCTGGGCCCACGTTTCCCCGACATGAGCGAGCCCTACAGCCGCCGGCTGATTGCCATCGCCGAGCAGGTGGCGATGGATCTGAAGGTCTGGCTGCGCCGCGGAACCTATCTGGCCGTCAGCGGCCCCAATCTGGAGACCCGCGCGGAATACCGCATGATTCGCGCACTCGGCGCGGACGTGGTGGGCATGTCCAGCGTCCCCGAGTGCATCGTCGCCCGCCATGCGGACATGGAAGTCTTCGGCATGTCCATCGTCACCGATGAAGGCTTCGCCGACTGCCTGAAGGTCGCCAATATCGACCACATCCTGAAAACCGCCGCCGAAGCCGAACCCAAGATGACCGCCATCATGAAGGGTGTGATAGAGAGGATGTAG
- a CDS encoding nucleotidyltransferase domain-containing protein, giving the protein MANTVASQANAVLAIDLSAFLAKWKITSYEFFGSVIREDFRPDSDVDILVTYAPDSHRTLSDLMQMDEELAAIFGRKVDIVERKAVEESPNYIRRKLILEGDKRFTKDDARLLDILFYARDIRRFAEGATVESFESEDSPSPDAIAFCMSQISRRAATLTDATRSREPRIDWTKLAGLHERMQDEHFNLDKPFAWVFSTTDVPNLIHLIEPLVPPED; this is encoded by the coding sequence ATGGCAAACACAGTTGCAAGCCAAGCAAACGCAGTCCTCGCCATAGACCTCTCTGCCTTCCTCGCCAAGTGGAAGATCACGAGCTACGAGTTCTTCGGCTCTGTGATCCGCGAGGACTTCCGACCGGACAGCGATGTGGATATTCTGGTGACATATGCGCCGGACAGTCATCGTACGCTTTCCGATCTGATGCAGATGGACGAGGAACTTGCGGCCATATTCGGTCGCAAAGTAGACATTGTTGAGCGCAAGGCGGTCGAAGAAAGCCCAAATTACATCCGACGGAAGCTTATCCTCGAAGGTGACAAGCGGTTTACGAAGGATGATGCGCGATTGCTCGACATTCTTTTCTACGCCCGTGACATCAGGAGATTCGCGGAGGGTGCAACCGTTGAGTCCTTTGAGTCCGAAGATTCACCATCGCCCGATGCCATCGCCTTCTGTATGTCACAGATTTCCAGACGGGCCGCCACGCTGACCGATGCAACTCGATCGCGTGAGCCAAGAATAGACTGGACAAAGCTTGCGGGGCTGCATGAGCGAATGCAGGATGAGCATTTCAATTTGGACAAGCCCTTCGCATGGGTGTTCTCGACCACCGATGTCCCAAATTTGATTCATCTCATCGAGCCGCTCGTCCCACCGGAAGACTAA
- a CDS encoding TraR/DksA family transcriptional regulator yields the protein MSAKPANKAKSAKNSPPPTPQGNWPSGEKPQFYSPEWKEYFRDIIMRRRKDILRELNYLRETSMDSTIDQYSGDNSTYSYHMADQGTDAQEREKAFLFASREGKMLRLLDQAIERIEAGTYGYCQETGDPIEFKRLEAIPHARLSIAAKKKHEEDNTPPE from the coding sequence ATGTCGGCAAAACCCGCGAACAAAGCCAAATCGGCAAAAAACAGCCCGCCTCCGACCCCGCAGGGTAACTGGCCCTCCGGAGAAAAGCCGCAGTTCTACTCTCCCGAATGGAAAGAGTACTTCCGCGATATTATCATGCGCAGGCGCAAGGATATTCTCCGCGAGCTGAATTATCTCCGTGAAACATCAATGGACTCCACTATTGATCAGTATTCCGGCGACAATTCCACCTATAGTTATCACATGGCGGACCAGGGGACGGACGCTCAGGAGCGGGAAAAAGCGTTCCTGTTCGCCAGCCGTGAGGGCAAAATGCTGCGGCTTCTGGATCAGGCCATCGAACGGATTGAGGCTGGAACCTACGGGTACTGTCAGGAAACCGGCGACCCCATCGAATTCAAGCGCCTTGAGGCGATTCCCCACGCCCGGCTCTCCATCGCGGCCAAGAAGAAGCACGAAGAAGACAATACCCCGCCCGAATGA
- a CDS encoding class I tRNA ligase family protein, translated as MLKPIPNKLDLPAIDRELLAFWKQEHIFEQSVAKPAPLGDFVFYDGPPGTNGVPHVGHMMQSALKDLWPRFKTMQGFRVLRKAGWDTHGLPVEMTAEKALGISSKAEIAEKIGEQRFIDECRKTVFRYKELWETAISKLGRFVDLEHAYATYQPYYIQSDWWTLKQAWDLELQGEARERALKLEQSPRYLYRDYRVMAYSPRTGTTLSNFEVAQGYQDVTDLTLYVKFRVKGEANTYLTAWTTTPWTLLSNLAVAVGPDIEYVTVELLEDCEAGRSGDKLILAQARHHAIAPMLGKHHLVGHHLGRELAGMPYEPMWEWLPADHETAMRVIADEYVTTEDGTGLVHLAYYGEDDFRILRKNGVPLVLAVNSDGRVADFVTPFAGRWFREEGLDVDILKALKAKNLLIGKEKYTHSYPFDYRTGMPLMYFPRPAWFIRMTALRDMMLEANSLIGWKPEHIRDGRFGNWLENISDWNVTRERYWGSPLPVWQTEDGSESVCIESMAELEALVKKSGGTLPPDFDAHKPQIDQIVLKSSAGRDMFRENFVLDSWFNAGLMPWGQFGFPAEPGSSEQFRAQYPADFICEGLDQTRGWFYTLLATSCLISKAQLEKAKRSGNAADERYWSDPRNWSSYKNVICTELVLDHEGRKMSKSVGNVVDPLGLFDKFGADPVRWIFYSSNPWNAKRFGEEEIGDAIRAVILPYWNSYSFFVTYALIDNYQPGATGSTRPTLMDRWIVSEYHRMVADVTAALEIYDVATAATAISHFLDLLTNWYIRRSRRRFWKSESDTDKATAYATLYEILSGLTHVLAPFLPFLSEHIYQNLVRGLNPAAPQSVHLASFPVSDTTKRDTTLETQMDRVMEALTLARALRQERNLKVRQPLASMVWVVPDASTEEELAPFLQIIADELNVKSVKLRHDDRDLVTRSVTANFKVLGKRVGGRMQYVAKAIAALSDEQIQAIEMGGTFQFEEFDLTRDDMLIRRTERPGLALKSDGYMTVALDTEVTEELEAEGLAREVVHHIQNLRKQSGFDITDRITVELSTESPRLNDALKAYRDYVCRETLARRFEFKDVVDGVKLDSNGHSLTVSIHRSSEC; from the coding sequence ATGCTGAAACCGATTCCCAATAAATTAGATCTGCCGGCCATTGACCGTGAACTGCTGGCCTTCTGGAAGCAGGAACACATTTTCGAGCAGTCGGTCGCCAAGCCCGCGCCCCTCGGAGATTTCGTATTTTACGACGGCCCTCCCGGAACCAACGGCGTGCCCCACGTCGGGCATATGATGCAGTCAGCCCTCAAGGATCTGTGGCCGCGCTTCAAGACCATGCAGGGCTTCCGCGTGCTGCGCAAAGCCGGGTGGGATACCCACGGCCTGCCCGTGGAGATGACCGCCGAAAAGGCATTGGGCATTTCTTCCAAGGCTGAAATTGCGGAAAAGATCGGCGAGCAGCGCTTCATCGACGAGTGCCGCAAAACCGTCTTCCGCTACAAGGAACTCTGGGAAACGGCCATCAGCAAACTGGGCCGCTTCGTGGATCTCGAGCACGCCTACGCCACCTATCAGCCGTACTACATTCAGTCCGATTGGTGGACACTCAAGCAGGCATGGGATCTCGAGCTGCAGGGCGAAGCCCGGGAGCGCGCCCTCAAACTGGAGCAGTCTCCTCGTTACCTGTATCGCGATTACCGCGTGATGGCCTACTCCCCGCGCACAGGAACAACCCTTTCCAATTTCGAAGTCGCGCAGGGCTATCAGGATGTCACCGACCTCACGCTCTATGTGAAATTCCGCGTCAAGGGCGAAGCCAATACCTATCTCACCGCATGGACCACGACTCCGTGGACGCTGCTATCCAATCTCGCAGTCGCCGTCGGCCCCGACATTGAGTATGTGACGGTAGAACTGCTGGAAGATTGCGAAGCAGGCAGGTCCGGCGACAAACTGATTCTCGCTCAGGCAAGGCATCACGCCATCGCGCCGATGCTCGGCAAGCACCATCTGGTCGGACATCATCTGGGCCGAGAGCTTGCGGGAATGCCCTACGAGCCCATGTGGGAGTGGCTGCCCGCCGATCATGAAACCGCCATGCGCGTTATCGCCGATGAGTATGTGACCACCGAAGACGGTACGGGACTTGTCCATCTGGCCTATTATGGCGAAGATGACTTCCGCATCCTGCGCAAGAACGGCGTGCCGCTGGTGCTGGCCGTCAACAGCGATGGCCGCGTCGCCGACTTCGTGACGCCCTTCGCCGGGCGCTGGTTCCGCGAGGAAGGTCTTGATGTCGACATCCTCAAGGCCCTCAAAGCAAAGAATCTGCTGATCGGCAAAGAGAAGTACACTCACAGCTACCCGTTCGACTACCGCACGGGCATGCCGCTGATGTATTTCCCCCGCCCCGCCTGGTTCATCCGCATGACCGCGCTGCGCGACATGATGCTCGAAGCCAACAGCCTCATCGGCTGGAAACCGGAGCATATCCGCGATGGCCGCTTCGGCAACTGGCTGGAAAATATTTCCGATTGGAACGTCACCCGCGAGCGCTACTGGGGAAGCCCGCTTCCCGTCTGGCAGACCGAGGATGGCAGCGAATCCGTCTGTATCGAGAGCATGGCCGAGCTTGAAGCTCTGGTCAAGAAGTCCGGCGGCACGCTGCCCCCTGACTTCGATGCCCACAAGCCGCAGATTGACCAGATCGTGCTGAAAAGTTCCGCTGGCCGCGACATGTTCCGCGAGAACTTCGTGCTCGACAGTTGGTTCAATGCCGGCCTCATGCCCTGGGGACAGTTCGGTTTTCCCGCCGAGCCCGGCAGCAGTGAACAGTTCCGCGCGCAATATCCGGCGGACTTCATCTGTGAAGGCCTCGACCAGACCCGTGGCTGGTTCTACACCCTGCTCGCCACGTCCTGCCTGATATCCAAGGCGCAGCTCGAAAAGGCAAAGAGATCCGGCAATGCCGCCGATGAACGCTACTGGTCCGATCCCCGCAACTGGTCCTCCTACAAGAACGTGATCTGCACCGAACTGGTGCTCGACCACGAAGGCCGTAAGATGTCCAAGTCCGTCGGCAATGTCGTGGATCCCTTGGGTCTGTTCGATAAATTCGGCGCCGATCCCGTGCGCTGGATCTTCTATTCGAGCAATCCGTGGAACGCCAAGCGCTTCGGCGAGGAGGAGATCGGCGACGCGATCCGCGCCGTCATTCTGCCCTACTGGAATTCCTATTCGTTCTTCGTGACCTATGCGCTGATCGACAACTATCAGCCGGGAGCCACGGGCAGCACCAGGCCCACGCTGATGGACCGCTGGATCGTCTCCGAATATCACCGCATGGTGGCCGATGTCACCGCGGCGCTGGAGATCTACGACGTCGCCACGGCGGCCACGGCGATTTCGCATTTCCTCGACTTGCTGACCAACTGGTACATCCGCCGCTCGCGCCGCCGCTTCTGGAAGTCCGAAAGTGACACCGACAAGGCCACGGCCTACGCCACGCTCTACGAGATCCTGTCCGGGCTGACCCATGTGCTGGCCCCCTTCCTGCCCTTCCTGAGCGAGCACATCTATCAGAATCTCGTGCGCGGCCTGAACCCCGCTGCACCTCAGAGCGTGCATCTTGCATCCTTCCCGGTCTCCGATACCACCAAACGGGACACCACGCTCGAAACACAGATGGACCGCGTGATGGAAGCCTTGACCCTTGCCCGCGCCCTACGCCAGGAGCGTAACCTCAAAGTCCGACAGCCACTTGCCAGCATGGTCTGGGTGGTCCCGGATGCCTCCACCGAAGAAGAACTGGCACCGTTCTTGCAGATTATCGCCGATGAATTAAATGTAAAATCGGTGAAACTGCGGCACGATGACAGGGACCTTGTGACTCGCAGCGTCACCGCCAACTTCAAGGTGCTCGGCAAACGGGTCGGAGGTCGTATGCAGTACGTCGCAAAGGCAATTGCTGCCCTGTCTGATGAACAGATTCAGGCGATTGAAATGGGTGGAACGTTCCAGTTCGAAGAGTTCGACCTGACGCGCGATGACATGCTCATTCGCCGCACCGAGCGTCCCGGTCTGGCCCTCAAATCCGATGGCTACATGACCGTCGCGCTCGACACGGAAGTCACCGAGGAGCTGGAAGCCGAAGGCCTGGCTCGGGAAGTGGTTCACCACATTCAGAACCTCCGCAAGCAGTCGGGCTTCGACATCACCGACCGCATCACGGTGGAACTGTCGACCGAATCTCCGCGGCTGAATGACGCCTTGAAGGCCTATCGCGACTACGTGTGTCGCGAAACTTTGGCCCGCCGGTTTGAGTTTAAAGATGTTGTAGACGGTGTGAAACTGGATTCGAACGGACATTCCTTGACCGTTTCCATCCATCGCAGTTCAGAGTGTTAA
- the lspA gene encoding signal peptidase II has translation MITPSSDSLLTPGETSARAKVWPWFAGVVALVTLDQVTKILVREYLQLGHPVPLIGESLVRLTYVLNPGIAFGLEIFGIRSLLIFGWLAAVILTVYLYRLARHKDALRWPVMLFLAGAIGNSIDRLLFSQVTDFVDVDMPDFIMERFAVFNVADSCVTVGIVILAIIVLFGQRKVEERPALTPAAGLSGAEEPSSWADNSSNGESTSNSQRNAQSSSQPGSLPSDDRPGTTTGAD, from the coding sequence ATGATCACTCCCTCTTCGGATTCGTTGTTAACCCCCGGGGAAACATCCGCACGCGCCAAAGTCTGGCCGTGGTTCGCCGGAGTCGTGGCTCTGGTGACCCTTGATCAGGTAACCAAGATTCTCGTTCGGGAATACCTGCAGCTTGGGCACCCGGTCCCACTTATCGGTGAGAGCCTCGTCCGGCTCACGTATGTCCTGAACCCCGGAATAGCCTTTGGTCTCGAGATCTTCGGCATTCGCTCGCTGCTGATTTTCGGCTGGCTGGCCGCGGTGATCCTGACCGTCTATCTGTACCGGCTCGCGCGTCACAAAGATGCCTTGCGCTGGCCGGTCATGCTGTTTCTGGCCGGAGCCATTGGCAACTCCATCGACCGGCTTCTGTTCAGTCAGGTCACAGACTTCGTGGACGTCGACATGCCGGATTTCATCATGGAACGGTTTGCCGTGTTTAACGTGGCCGATTCCTGCGTCACCGTTGGCATTGTCATTCTGGCCATTATTGTCCTTTTCGGACAGCGCAAAGTTGAGGAACGGCCAGCCCTCACCCCTGCCGCCGGACTTTCCGGCGCTGAAGAGCCATCATCCTGGGCAGACAACTCCAGTAACGGAGAATCTACAAGTAATTCCCAACGTAATGCCCAATCCTCCAGCCAACCCGGCTCCCTTCCTTCTGACGACCGCCCCGGCACAACAACGGGTGCGGATTGA